One segment of Clostridium ljungdahlii DSM 13528 DNA contains the following:
- a CDS encoding electron transfer flavoprotein subunit alpha/FixB family protein — translation MGKLIINENKLTPSIIEELIGICPFGAMENKDGKLEISAACKMCKMCVKKGPCGVVEFIEDEIKQIDKSLWKGIAVYVDHVEGNIHPVTYELIGKSRELAAKIKHPVYAVFVGCNIKDKAEELLHYGVDEVFVYDYNELKDFRIEPYTAALEDFINKVKPSTFLVGATTVGRSLAPRIAARFRTGLTADCTVLDMKENTDLVQIRPAFGGNIMAQILNPNNRPQLATVRYKVMNAPDRSEKISGKITVQSMDKNKLKSDIEVLKIIKKKIEEEISEADVIVAAGRGIKSEKDMELIKELANLVGGQVACTRPLIESGWLDAKRQIGLSGRTVKPKLIITCGISGAIQFVAGMNNSDLIVAINKDPKAPIFNVANIGIVGDIYEIVPKLIENIKSGKNLCKAI, via the coding sequence ATGGGTAAATTAATAATAAATGAAAATAAGCTTACTCCTTCAATTATAGAAGAATTGATTGGAATATGTCCATTTGGAGCAATGGAAAATAAGGATGGAAAATTGGAAATAAGTGCTGCTTGTAAAATGTGCAAGATGTGTGTGAAAAAAGGACCTTGTGGGGTAGTTGAATTTATAGAAGATGAAATTAAGCAAATAGATAAAAGTTTGTGGAAGGGAATAGCTGTATATGTAGATCATGTAGAAGGAAATATACACCCTGTAACCTATGAACTTATTGGAAAATCAAGGGAGCTTGCAGCTAAAATAAAACATCCTGTTTATGCAGTTTTTGTTGGATGCAATATAAAAGACAAAGCAGAAGAATTGCTGCATTATGGTGTAGATGAAGTATTTGTATATGATTATAATGAGCTTAAAGATTTTAGAATAGAGCCTTATACTGCAGCTCTTGAAGATTTTATAAACAAAGTAAAACCTTCGACATTTTTAGTTGGTGCAACTACAGTTGGAAGGTCACTGGCACCTAGAATAGCAGCTAGATTTAGAACTGGACTTACAGCTGACTGTACTGTACTTGACATGAAGGAAAATACAGATCTGGTTCAAATAAGACCTGCATTTGGAGGAAATATAATGGCTCAAATATTGAACCCAAATAACAGACCACAACTTGCCACTGTTAGATACAAGGTTATGAATGCACCTGATAGGTCAGAAAAAATATCGGGTAAAATAACTGTACAATCTATGGATAAAAATAAACTTAAATCAGATATAGAAGTATTAAAAATAATCAAGAAGAAAATTGAAGAGGAAATATCTGAAGCTGATGTAATAGTTGCGGCAGGAAGAGGAATTAAATCCGAGAAGGATATGGAACTTATAAAAGAACTTGCTAATTTAGTTGGAGGACAAGTTGCTTGCACAAGACCTCTTATAGAATCAGGATGGTTAGATGCAAAGAGACAGATTGGTCTTAGTGGAAGAACAGTTAAACCAAAACTTATAATAACTTGTGGTATATCTGGTGCTATACAGTTTGTAGCAGGAATGAACAATTCAGATCTAATTGTTGCAATAAACAAAGATCCGAAAGCTCCTATATTTAATGTAGCAAACATAGGTATTGTAGGAGACATATATGAAATTGTACCTAAACTTATAGAAAATATAAAGTCTGGTAAAAATTTGTGCAAAGCAATCTAA
- a CDS encoding electron transfer flavoprotein subunit beta/FixA family protein gives MDILVCIKQVPGTSKVEVDPVTGVLKREGIDSKMNPYDLYALETALRIKEEKGGTVKVISMGPPQAADVIKEAYMMGADEGVLLSDRKFAGADVLATSYTIAQGIKKMGHIDLILCGKQTTDGDTAQVGPEMAEYLQIPHIANALSIEKVEEKSMVVKMDMPNTVEVAEIKYPCLLTVEKDIFQPRLPSYKKKLETKDREVKVFGYKDFEDKDENKYGLNGSATQVERIFPPEVNNDKEMWKGNGIELADRLSKKLKELKFI, from the coding sequence ATGGATATATTAGTATGTATAAAACAGGTACCAGGAACTTCTAAAGTTGAAGTTGATCCTGTAACTGGTGTTTTAAAAAGAGAAGGTATAGATTCCAAAATGAATCCTTATGATCTGTATGCACTTGAAACTGCACTTAGGATCAAAGAAGAAAAAGGAGGAACAGTAAAAGTTATAAGTATGGGACCTCCCCAGGCTGCTGACGTTATAAAAGAAGCTTATATGATGGGTGCAGATGAAGGTGTGCTGCTTTCAGACAGAAAATTTGCAGGAGCTGATGTACTTGCAACTTCTTATACTATTGCTCAGGGAATAAAAAAAATGGGACATATAGATTTAATATTATGTGGAAAGCAGACTACAGATGGAGATACTGCACAAGTTGGACCTGAAATGGCTGAATACTTGCAAATACCACATATAGCTAATGCACTTAGTATAGAAAAGGTTGAAGAAAAGTCCATGGTAGTGAAAATGGATATGCCAAATACAGTTGAAGTAGCTGAAATAAAATATCCTTGTCTTTTAACAGTGGAAAAAGATATATTTCAGCCTAGACTTCCATCTTATAAAAAGAAACTTGAAACCAAAGATAGAGAAGTAAAAGTATTTGGGTACAAGGATTTTGAAGATAAGGATGAAAATAAATATGGATTAAATGGATCTGCAACCCAGGTAGAAAGAATATTCCCACCAGAAGTGAATAATGATAAAGAAATGTGGAAGGGAAATGGAATTGAACTTGCAGATAGACTTTCAAAAAAGCTTAAAGAACTTAAATTTATCTGA
- the larA gene encoding nickel-dependent lactate racemase, producing the protein MSKVCLPYSKKTIEIQIDDKNLVGVLRSRAEDYKPQFGEAEIVERAFDNPIASPKLEDLVKGKKDMVIITSDHTRPVPSKIITPILLKRIRRVNPDIDIKILIATGFHRATTKEELIDKFGKDIVENENIIIHDSRDEESLVKIGTLPSGGDLIINKIAAETELLIAEGFIESHFFAGFSGGRKSILPGIASAKTIMANHCSEFIASPYARTGKLNNNPIHRDMLYAAKKAKLAFIVNVVIDEDKKIINAFAGDSRIAHEEGCKFVMDLSKVDKVQADIAISTNGGYPLDQNIYQSVKGMTAAEATCKEGGVIIMVAACDDGHGGEGFYNNLANVNSPKEFLEKVSKVPRGETVPDQWESQILARILSTHTVIMVTDMCDPEIIKNIHMQHALTISEALTRAYDIMGKDAKVAVIPDGVSVIVS; encoded by the coding sequence ATGTCTAAAGTATGTTTACCTTATAGTAAAAAGACAATTGAAATTCAAATTGATGATAAAAATTTAGTTGGAGTTTTAAGGTCAAGGGCAGAAGATTACAAACCTCAATTTGGGGAAGCTGAAATAGTTGAAAGGGCATTTGATAATCCCATTGCTTCACCTAAATTGGAGGATTTAGTAAAGGGTAAAAAAGATATGGTTATAATAACCAGCGACCATACAAGACCTGTACCAAGTAAAATAATAACACCAATACTTTTAAAAAGAATAAGAAGGGTAAATCCAGATATTGATATAAAAATTTTAATAGCAACAGGATTTCACAGGGCTACTACTAAAGAAGAACTTATAGATAAATTTGGGAAAGATATAGTTGAAAATGAAAATATAATAATACATGATTCTAGAGACGAAGAGAGCCTTGTTAAAATTGGAACACTTCCTTCTGGTGGAGATCTCATAATAAACAAAATTGCTGCTGAAACTGAACTTTTAATAGCAGAAGGTTTTATAGAATCTCACTTTTTTGCAGGATTTTCAGGAGGAAGAAAGAGCATTTTGCCTGGGATAGCTTCTGCAAAGACCATAATGGCAAACCATTGTTCTGAATTCATAGCAAGCCCTTATGCAAGGACAGGTAAGCTTAACAATAATCCTATACACAGGGACATGTTATATGCTGCAAAAAAAGCGAAGCTTGCATTTATAGTAAATGTAGTTATAGATGAAGATAAGAAAATAATAAATGCTTTTGCAGGAGACAGCAGGATTGCCCATGAAGAGGGATGTAAATTTGTGATGGACTTATCTAAAGTTGACAAAGTCCAAGCTGATATTGCCATTTCGACAAATGGAGGATATCCACTGGATCAAAATATATATCAGTCAGTTAAAGGCATGACTGCAGCTGAAGCTACTTGCAAAGAAGGCGGTGTAATAATAATGGTAGCTGCATGTGATGATGGTCATGGCGGTGAAGGATTCTATAATAATTTGGCAAATGTAAATTCTCCAAAGGAGTTTTTAGAGAAAGTTTCTAAAGTGCCTAGAGGAGAAACAGTACCAGACCAATGGGAATCTCAAATACTTGCAAGAATACTAAGTACACATACTGTAATAATGGTCACAGATATGTGTGATCCTGAAATTATAAAAAATATTCATATGCAGCACGCTTTAACTATTTCTGAAGCTTTAACTAGGGCATATGACATTATGGGAAAAGATGCTAAGGTAGCAGTTATTCCTGATGGAGTTTCAGTTATTGTAAGTTAA
- a CDS encoding L-lactate permease, with the protein MNNYLLFLIALIPIVWLMVSLGALKIPGQKTCPFTLVVTMILAIIVWKMPIFNAITAALEGIALAIWPIMIVIIAAVFTYNITVYTKSMDVIKKMMTGITTDKRILVLILAWAFGGFMEAIAGFGTAVAIPASILAGLGFDPVFAAIICLIANTTPTAFGAIGIPVTTLAKVANISVTQLSYAVGLQLVILIVIVPVVLVMLTGKSVKAIKGFWGISLASGISFAVPQLLAAKYLGAELPAILGSVCCMIVTIAVAKIFYKDTADKQAEKVSTKEGILAWMPFILVFLFVILSSALFPPINKALSSVKTSVLIYSGKGGAPYTFNWLSNPGTLIIIATFIGGLIQGAKITEIVGVLGSTFKQMYKSAITIIAIVALAKIMGYSGMIKSISVVLVAATGRFYPLIAPIIGALGTFVTGSDTSANVLFGGLQVEVAKSLGLNPYWLAAANTGGATAGKMISPQSIAVATAATGLVGQEGKILNSTLKFCIVYVIVLGIIAYFAGPIFGFN; encoded by the coding sequence ATGAACAATTATTTACTTTTTCTTATTGCACTCATACCAATTGTTTGGCTAATGGTATCGCTTGGGGCTCTAAAAATACCGGGACAAAAGACATGCCCTTTCACATTAGTTGTTACTATGATTTTAGCTATAATTGTATGGAAAATGCCAATTTTTAATGCAATTACAGCGGCACTTGAAGGTATAGCTCTTGCAATATGGCCTATTATGATTGTCATTATAGCTGCTGTTTTCACCTATAATATTACAGTTTACACTAAAAGCATGGATGTAATAAAAAAGATGATGACAGGTATTACTACAGATAAAAGAATATTAGTTCTTATATTGGCTTGGGCTTTTGGTGGATTTATGGAGGCCATAGCAGGATTTGGAACTGCTGTTGCTATACCAGCAAGTATACTTGCTGGACTTGGATTTGATCCTGTGTTTGCAGCTATTATATGTCTTATTGCAAATACAACACCTACTGCTTTTGGCGCAATAGGAATTCCGGTAACAACTCTTGCAAAAGTTGCAAATATTAGTGTAACTCAGTTAAGTTATGCAGTAGGACTGCAGCTTGTAATTCTAATTGTGATTGTTCCAGTTGTGCTTGTAATGCTTACAGGAAAAAGTGTGAAAGCCATAAAGGGATTTTGGGGAATTTCCCTTGCATCAGGAATTTCTTTCGCAGTTCCGCAGCTTCTCGCTGCAAAATATCTTGGAGCTGAGCTTCCAGCTATACTTGGATCTGTTTGCTGTATGATAGTTACAATTGCCGTAGCTAAAATATTTTATAAAGATACTGCTGATAAGCAAGCAGAAAAGGTTTCCACAAAAGAAGGAATACTTGCATGGATGCCTTTTATACTGGTATTTTTATTTGTAATATTAAGTAGTGCACTGTTCCCACCAATAAATAAGGCGTTGTCTTCCGTAAAAACTTCAGTACTTATTTATTCGGGAAAAGGAGGGGCACCTTATACATTTAACTGGCTGTCAAATCCAGGAACTTTAATTATAATCGCCACATTTATTGGTGGACTTATTCAGGGTGCTAAGATTACAGAAATAGTTGGAGTTCTGGGAAGTACCTTTAAACAGATGTACAAGTCAGCTATTACTATAATTGCCATAGTAGCTCTTGCAAAAATAATGGGCTACAGCGGGATGATAAAGTCTATATCGGTTGTTTTAGTAGCTGCAACTGGGAGATTTTATCCACTTATTGCTCCTATAATTGGTGCGCTTGGAACTTTTGTAACTGGAAGTGATACTTCAGCTAATGTACTCTTTGGAGGACTTCAGGTTGAAGTTGCTAAATCGCTTGGATTAAATCCGTACTGGCTTGCAGCGGCTAATACTGGAGGAGCAACAGCAGGAAAGATGATTTCACCTCAAAGTATAGCAGTTGCAACAGCGGCTACTGGACTTGTAGGGCAAGAAGGAAAGATACTAAATTCAACGTTAAAGTTTTGCATAGTTTATGTAATTGTTTTAGGAATTATTGCTTACTTTGCAGGACCTATATTTGGATTTAATTAA
- a CDS encoding FadR/GntR family transcriptional regulator has product MFTPIKSTKVYEHVIVQIENMIMDGTLKRGDKLPSERELVDNFKVSRTSIREALRALQVIGLIDSRQGEGNFIKQSFEDSLFEPLSIIFMLQGGKPEEIMEVRKIIEVKTAAIAAEKINGEQLSNLEKLANAFKTSKDEKDNVELDKQFHYQIAQVTENFLIKNILNSMSFLMDSFLKEARSKILVDEGNLSVLAAQHIKICEAIKNHDAAMASEEMKKHLDFTDKYIRNNM; this is encoded by the coding sequence ATGTTTACACCTATAAAGAGTACAAAGGTATATGAACATGTAATAGTGCAAATTGAAAATATGATTATGGATGGTACTTTAAAAAGGGGAGACAAACTTCCTTCTGAAAGAGAGTTAGTTGATAACTTTAAAGTTAGTAGGACTTCTATAAGGGAGGCTTTAAGGGCACTTCAAGTTATAGGACTCATAGACAGCAGGCAGGGAGAAGGAAATTTTATAAAGCAAAGCTTTGAGGATAGTTTGTTTGAACCATTGTCCATAATATTTATGCTCCAAGGTGGGAAACCTGAAGAAATAATGGAAGTTAGAAAGATTATAGAAGTGAAGACAGCAGCTATAGCTGCAGAAAAAATAAATGGCGAGCAGCTAAGTAATCTGGAGAAATTAGCAAATGCTTTCAAGACCTCTAAAGATGAGAAAGATAATGTAGAACTTGATAAACAATTTCACTATCAAATTGCCCAAGTTACTGAAAATTTTTTGATAAAAAATATTTTAAATTCAATGTCTTTTTTAATGGATTCCTTTTTAAAAGAGGCTAGAAGTAAGATATTGGTAGATGAAGGAAATCTATCAGTACTTGCAGCACAGCATATTAAAATATGTGAAGCTATTAAAAATCATGATGCTGCAATGGCTTCAGAAGAAATGAAAAAACATTTAGATTTTACAGATAAGTATATTAGAAATAATATGTAG
- a CDS encoding ribonuclease H-like domain-containing protein, with protein sequence MPMTESSLKVENNNCVFKDSVFFDLEHYIYKKPICIGVFGCCFYDYKNQILKVTQYMIENSKDVRDILDLARSYFETMIEMGKKYIVTFSGNNDFTVINYLFEKYGIEFNIKDYFISIDLQKEYEKEMHKSIGLKALEKEFGINRENEVISGSNLAKTFSKIAKDDEYIKRMPEMKKQKILLYNEQDVVSLFDIYTKWNDVFVGSAQNI encoded by the coding sequence ATGCCTATGACAGAAAGCTCACTAAAAGTAGAAAACAATAACTGTGTTTTTAAAGATTCTGTATTTTTTGATTTAGAACATTATATATATAAGAAACCAATATGTATAGGAGTATTTGGATGCTGCTTTTATGATTACAAAAATCAAATTCTAAAAGTAACTCAGTATATGATAGAAAACAGCAAAGATGTAAGAGATATACTTGATTTAGCAAGAAGTTACTTTGAAACTATGATTGAAATGGGAAAAAAATATATAGTGACTTTTTCGGGCAACAATGATTTTACAGTAATAAACTACCTTTTTGAGAAATATGGTATAGAATTTAATATAAAAGATTATTTTATAAGTATAGATTTGCAAAAAGAATATGAAAAAGAAATGCATAAATCCATAGGACTAAAAGCACTGGAAAAAGAATTTGGAATAAATAGGGAAAACGAAGTAATAAGTGGTTCAAATTTGGCTAAAACTTTTAGTAAAATAGCAAAAGATGATGAATATATAAAGAGAATGCCTGAAATGAAAAAACAAAAAATATTATTGTATAATGAGCAGGATGTGGTAAGCTTATTTGATATATATACAAAGTGGAATGATGTTTTTGTAGGCTCTGCTCAAAATATATAG
- a CDS encoding HAD-IB family hydrolase translates to MSIAAFFDIDGTLYREGLITEVFKKLVKYEVIPGERWYKEVKPEYEKWDKREGNYDNYLLKIAGIYIEAIKGLHRSQIEFIAKNVVSQKGHRVYSYTRDMIKWHKEQGHKVITVSGSPVELVREMAVRYGFDDYVGAVYIIDSRDIYTGEVVPMWDSASKKKAIELLVEKYGIDLAKSYAYGDTSGDFAMLNMVGNPVCVNPTRELLKKIKDNSVLSEKAKVIVERKDMIYKLETKCINDI, encoded by the coding sequence ATGAGTATAGCAGCTTTTTTTGATATTGATGGTACTTTATATAGAGAGGGTCTTATAACAGAGGTATTTAAAAAATTGGTAAAATATGAAGTAATACCTGGAGAAAGATGGTATAAGGAAGTTAAACCAGAATATGAAAAGTGGGATAAAAGAGAGGGAAATTATGATAATTATCTTTTAAAGATTGCTGGTATATATATTGAAGCTATAAAAGGTCTTCACAGATCTCAAATAGAATTTATAGCCAAAAATGTAGTCTCACAAAAGGGCCATAGGGTGTATTCTTATACTAGGGATATGATAAAATGGCATAAGGAGCAGGGACACAAGGTTATAACTGTATCTGGAAGTCCAGTGGAGCTTGTAAGGGAAATGGCTGTTAGATATGGATTTGACGATTATGTAGGAGCTGTGTATATTATAGATAGTAGGGATATTTATACGGGAGAAGTTGTTCCTATGTGGGATAGTGCTAGCAAGAAAAAAGCCATAGAATTATTAGTTGAAAAATATGGTATAGATTTAGCAAAAAGTTATGCATATGGGGATACTTCAGGAGATTTTGCAATGCTCAATATGGTTGGAAATCCTGTCTGTGTAAATCCAACCCGGGAACTTTTGAAAAAAATAAAAGATAATAGTGTTTTAAGCGAAAAGGCAAAAGTAATAGTAGAAAGAAAAGATATGATATACAAACTAGAAACAAAGTGCATAAATGATATATAA
- a CDS encoding FeoA family protein yields MSICDLKLGEIGMIKSISGNEKLVKRLLALGCIEGTEVLLKNCAPLGDPIVINLRGFNLAIRKKDAQNISVNVPA; encoded by the coding sequence ATGAGTATTTGCGATTTAAAATTAGGTGAAATTGGAATGATAAAAAGTATAAGTGGTAATGAAAAATTAGTTAAAAGACTTCTTGCTCTTGGATGCATAGAAGGGACTGAAGTATTATTAAAAAATTGTGCTCCTTTAGGGGATCCTATAGTTATAAACTTAAGGGGTTTCAATTTAGCTATACGTAAGAAAGATGCACAAAATATATCAGTAAATGTCCCTGCATAA